A section of the Streptomyces sp. NBC_01591 genome encodes:
- a CDS encoding PP2C family protein-serine/threonine phosphatase has translation MTEGGRKPGKFGVDRSEGFGERLLGLLLDRAHEMPPQLIAPLVAEEVARVGGRDVSILLQDYEQTLLVPLPGRGLMVEGPEPVEGSPAGEAFLSRRTVEVPQDGTVRMYLPLLDGSDQVGAMAITLDSIDDDDRRLLRRLAGLVADMIVTKDAYTDLFFQARRRTSMSVAAEIQWSLLPPLSMTVPQVEVAGILEPAYDVAGDSFDYALNGDILHVAMIDAMGHGLDAATMATVAIGAYRHTRRANTGLSQVYAFMDRAIGEQFGNDHFVTAQMMRLNTATGRLQWVNAGHPAPLLIRGRAVVDRLESPTTLPVGFGGEEPVVSERMLQPGDRLLCFTDGLIEEHQAGGEEFGEEQLIEWTNRAVRDHTAVRPVVRALSHALKQERGGVTSDDATIFLIEWRGGDADHLATLD, from the coding sequence ATGACCGAAGGCGGGCGAAAGCCGGGCAAATTCGGGGTGGACCGGTCAGAGGGGTTTGGTGAGCGGTTGCTGGGTTTGCTGCTGGACCGGGCTCACGAGATGCCGCCGCAGTTGATCGCCCCGCTCGTTGCGGAAGAGGTGGCCAGGGTCGGTGGCCGGGACGTCTCGATCCTCTTGCAGGACTACGAACAGACGCTGCTGGTGCCGCTGCCGGGCCGGGGGTTGATGGTTGAGGGCCCCGAACCGGTCGAGGGGTCCCCCGCCGGGGAGGCGTTCCTGAGCCGCAGAACGGTAGAGGTACCGCAGGACGGCACCGTGCGGATGTATTTGCCGCTGCTGGACGGCAGTGACCAGGTCGGGGCGATGGCCATCACCCTGGACAGCATCGACGACGACGACCGGCGGTTGCTGCGCAGACTCGCCGGGCTGGTCGCAGACATGATCGTGACCAAGGACGCCTACACCGACCTGTTCTTCCAGGCCCGACGCCGCACCTCGATGAGCGTGGCCGCAGAGATCCAGTGGTCGTTGCTGCCTCCGCTGTCGATGACGGTTCCGCAGGTCGAGGTAGCCGGAATTCTGGAGCCCGCGTACGACGTGGCCGGCGACAGTTTCGACTACGCCCTCAACGGCGACATCCTTCATGTGGCCATGATCGACGCGATGGGCCACGGCCTGGACGCGGCGACCATGGCGACGGTGGCCATCGGGGCCTACCGCCACACGCGACGGGCCAACACCGGCCTGTCCCAGGTGTACGCATTCATGGACAGGGCCATCGGTGAGCAGTTCGGCAACGATCACTTTGTCACCGCGCAGATGATGCGTCTGAACACCGCCACGGGCCGGCTGCAATGGGTCAATGCCGGCCACCCGGCACCGCTGCTGATCCGTGGCCGCGCCGTGGTGGACCGGTTGGAGAGCCCGACCACATTGCCGGTCGGCTTCGGCGGTGAGGAGCCGGTGGTCAGCGAGCGGATGCTGCAGCCCGGGGACCGGTTGCTGTGTTTCACCGATGGCCTGATCGAAGAGCATCAAGCCGGTGGGGAAGAGTTCGGTGAGGAGCAACTCATCGAGTGGACCAACCGAGCCGTCCGTGACCACACGGCGGTGCGGCCGGTGGTGCGCGCGCTCTCCCACGCCCTGAAACAGGAACGAGGCGGCGTCACCAGCGACGACGCGACCATCTTCCTCATCGAGTGGCGCGGCGGCGACGCCGATCATCTCGCCACCCTCGATTGA
- a CDS encoding SRPBCC family protein, with translation MSTLEEQIDVDIPIAAAWERLHRAETYPRFVEGVREARSEDGHRTRLDVDVGGRVQEFEAEITDRGKEHRMEWQTTSGPDLAGTFSLLPIDQEHTRVQARIEYDPGTVKEAFGGPKGFAQATAIERLVRDDLEHFKELVERER, from the coding sequence ATGAGCACTCTCGAAGAACAGATAGACGTCGATATTCCGATCGCTGCGGCCTGGGAACGCCTCCACCGTGCGGAGACCTATCCGCGGTTCGTCGAAGGAGTACGCGAGGCTCGTTCGGAGGACGGGCACCGGACGCGCCTGGACGTCGACGTCGGCGGCCGGGTTCAGGAGTTCGAAGCCGAGATCACCGACCGTGGCAAGGAACACAGGATGGAGTGGCAGACCACGAGCGGTCCCGACCTGGCGGGAACCTTCTCACTGCTGCCCATCGACCAGGAGCACACCCGAGTCCAGGCCCGGATCGAGTACGACCCGGGCACCGTCAAGGAGGCGTTCGGCGGGCCGAAGGGATTCGCCCAGGCGACCGCGATCGAACGGCTTGTACGGGACGACCTCGAGCACTTCAAGGAGTTGGTGGAACGGGAACGGTGA